The Nocardia vinacea genome contains the following window.
AGATGTCTTGCCGGGCCGTACCGGATCCTGTTGCTCGACGAGCCGAGCGCGGGCCTCGATCGCTCGGAAACCGCGCGTTTCGGGCAGATCCTGCGGCAGGTCGTCGCCGCGCGTGGCGTCGGAATCGTTCTGGTAGAGCACGATATGTCGCTGGTGCTCGAGATCTGTGAGGAGATCTTCGTACTCGACTTCGGTCGCCTGATATTCCGGGGCTCACCCGCGCAGGTCCGCGCTTCGGATGTGGTGCAGCACGCCTACCTCGGCGAGCCGGTCACCGACGAACGCCGGATGACGGAGCCCGTCGCATGACCGACACCGACTACGCACTCGAATTGCGCTCGATCACCGCGGGATACGGCACCACGATCGTGCTGCACGACGTCGACCTCGCGGTTGCACCTCGGTCCGTCGTGGCGCTGCTCGGGCCGAACGGCGCCGGAAAGTCGACGCTGCTGCGGGTGGCCTCCGGTCTGCTTCCGGCGCGATCGGGGACGGTGTCTATCGGCGGGGCCGATCTGACCCGCGCTCGCCCCGTGCGCCGCGCCCGCGCGGGCCTGTGCCTGATCCCCGAAGGCCGAGGTGTATTCGCGGATTTGACGGTCCGGGAGAACCTGCGCCTCCTCACGCCGCCGTGGCGCCGAGGTAGCACCGACGACGTGCTCGATATCTTCCCCGCGCTGCGGGCGAAGCTAGATCAACGGGCCGGCTCGCTGTCCGGTGGCCAGCAGCAGATGCTGGCACTGGGGCGCGCCTGGCTGGCAGATCCATCGGTTGTCCTGCTCGACGAGGTGTCCATGGGCCTGGCTCCGCTGGTCGTAAACGAGATCTTCACGGCGATCGGCGAATTGCGCACCACCGGCTCGGCGATTGTGCTGGTCGAGCAGTACGTCGACCACGCCACGAC
Protein-coding sequences here:
- a CDS encoding ABC transporter ATP-binding protein, which produces MTDTDYALELRSITAGYGTTIVLHDVDLAVAPRSVVALLGPNGAGKSTLLRVASGLLPARSGTVSIGGADLTRARPVRRARAGLCLIPEGRGVFADLTVRENLRLLTPPWRRGSTDDVLDIFPALRAKLDQRAGSLSGGQQQMLALGRAWLADPSVVLLDEVSMGLAPLVVNEIFTAIGELRTTGSAIVLVEQYVDHATTMADHVVLLSRGTVAFAGPAADIDRGAVLQNYLGIDGGHTDLPALPAGHPPGTAAGRWA